In Anopheles gambiae chromosome 2, idAnoGambNW_F1_1, whole genome shotgun sequence, a single window of DNA contains:
- the LOC11175476 gene encoding uncharacterized protein LOC11175476 isoform X2, translated as MPAMAHRCTTPAATSSPPSAPSSSPSPFAAQREGPALPNGAEHVPKPAKGSPVGAEVGTVRPAVGTVVGGLIGKFECSRECAPADVKVTANSGRAGDSALIADRDSPITNGRAGPPAYDGQVRTARYRASVTGSERPDKPAMGARGATGNAGRLCSGDTLNAEMSAACVRRAGGRQRKTVVYSRLCLDDALLLEAGNGADGSGRLDGWATRQAEVIRFPCVERLIELYANIIRQKEAEVQRFMSSIVRSGDKSRLDKGAPPAERRWQGEADEPHGSKRQRQGDMERKTLAALPASVSLESLSQAKTPEPDRTSTIPSGDDAARVSRTSTSPAQSDEGWRSDDEERERAAHQDPAMKNRDKVTRSASSDSALGLDDELSAQEQQQAIATVGKVRRLTLGVSDIPLRAALLPVPEPATLPSLTLTDQHCPTVVRSKMILEAQLIELPLAGGELPAEQQPGQQQLGCPPSTSVSRRESAQSYISDAGTEGVRYVRTPSVVVSDYSDDTMCGITLEEIEYFRRHRLRRGSADCESDISAASSCSNLNYCGSSISALDGCEYQCGLRTPERKVSDCSTCSTVSCDEDEGYSRVVRAKLATLSCLPAADTVAEETEQLPAVPASPVKPVAPVAAIAEPDETGADVRVCSKKKCSSEHLPN; from the coding sequence ATGCCGGCGATGGCCCACAGGTGCACCACACCCGCCGCCACATCTTCACCACCAAGCGCACCCAGCTCATCGCCGTCACCGTTTGCCGCCCAGCGGGAAGGGCCAGCGTTGCCAAACGGGGCCGAACACGTACCAAAGCCTGCCAAGGGTTCGCCGGTGGGAGCGGAGGTAGGAACGGTCCGGCCTGCGGTGGGTACAGTGGTTGGCGGCCTAATTGGAAAGTTTGAGTGCAGCAGGGAGTGCGCGCCCGCTGACGTCAAAGTGACAGCAAACAGTGGTCGAGCGGGCGATAGCGCGCTTATCGCCGATAGGGACAGTCCCATCACGAACGGGCGAGCGGGCCCGCCCGCGTACGACGGACAAGTGCGCACCGCTCGGTACCGGGCGAGCGTGACCGGCAGCGAGCGGCCCGATAAGCCGGCGATGGGCGCCCGCGGTGCCACGGGGAACGCTGGGCGGCTGTGTTCGGGCGACACGCTGAACGCGGAGATGAGCGCCGCCTGTGTGCGTAGGGCGGGCGGGCGGCAGCGCAAGACGGTCGTCTACAGCCGGCTGTGCCTGGAcgatgcgctgctgctggaggctGGCAATGGTGCCGACGGGTCCGGGCGGCTGGACGGCTGGGCCACCCGCCAGGCGGAAGTGATCCGCTTTCCCTGCGTGGAGCGACTGATCGAACTGTACGCAAACATCATCCGCCAGAAGGAGGCTGAAGTGCAAAGATTTATGAGCAGTATTGTAAGGAGCGGCGATAAAAGTCGATTAGATAAGGGTGCGCCGCCGGCGGAGCGTCGGTGGCAGGGGGAAGCGGACGAGCCACACGGCAGCAAACGACAGCGACAAGGTGACATGGAGCGCAAGACACTGGCAGCGCTACCTGCGTCAGTGTCGCTCGAATCACTGTCGCAAGCGAAGACGCCCGAGCCCGACCGCACCAGTACGATACCGTCCGGCGACGACGCGGCACGTGTCAgccgcaccagcaccagcccgGCCCAGTCAGACGAAGGTTGGCGCAGCGACGACGAGGAACGGGAGCGCGCAGCCCACCAGGACCCGGCGATGAAGAACCGCGACAAGGTGACGCGCTCGGCCAGCTCCGATTCGGCCCTCGGGCTGGACGACGAGCTGAGCgcacaggagcagcagcaggcgatCGCAACCGTCGGCAAGGTGCGGCGCCTCACGCTCGGCGTGTCCGACATACCGCTGCGGGCGGCCCTGCTGCCCGTGCCGGAACCGGCCACCCTGCCCAGCCTCACCCTCACCGACCAGCACTGCCCGACCGTGGTGCGCAGCAAGATGATACTGGAGGCGCAGCTGATCGAGCTGCCGCTGGCAGGCGGCGAGCTTCCGGCGGAACAGCAaccggggcagcagcagctcggctGCCCGCCGAGCACGTCCGTGTCGCGGCGCGAGTCCGCCCAAAGCTACATCAGTGACGCGGGGACCGAGGGCGTCCGGTACGTCCGCACGCCGTCCGTGGTCGTGTCGGACTACTCGGACGACACGATGTGCGGCATCACGCTGGAGGAGATCGAGTACTTCCGGCGGCACCGGTTGCGGCGCGGCTCGGCCGACTGCGAGTCGGACATCAGTGCGGCCTCGTCCTGCAGCAATCTGAACTACTGCGGCTCGTCCATCAGCGCGCTGGACGGGTGCGAGTACCAGTGCGGGCTGCGCACGCCCGAGCGCAAGGTGTCCGACTGCTCGACCTGCTCCACCGTCAGCTGCGACGAGGACGAGGGCTACTCGCGGGTGGTGCGCGCGAAGCTCGCCACGCTCAGCTGTCTGCCCGCGGCCGACACGGTCGCGGAGGAGACGGAGCAGCTCCCGGCGGTGCCCGCATCGCCCGTCAAGCCGGTGGCCCCGGTTGCAGCAATCGCCGAGCCGGACGAGACGGGAGCGGACGTTCGCGTGTGCAGCAAAAAGAAG
- the LOC11175476 gene encoding uncharacterized protein LOC11175476 isoform X3: MPAMAHRCTTPAATSSPPSAPSSSPSPFAAQREGPALPNGAEHVPKPAKGSPVGAEVGTVRPAVGTVVGGLIGKFECSRECAPADVKVTANSGRAGDSALIADRDSPITNGRAGPPAYDGQVRTARYRASVTGSERPDKPAMGARGATGNAGRLCSGDTLNAEMSAACVRRAGGRQRKTVVYSRLCLDDALLLEAGNGADGSGRLDGWATRQAEVIRFPCVERLIELYANIIRQKEAEVQRFMSSIVRSGDKSRLDKGAPPAERRWQGEADEPHGSKRQRQGDMERKTLAALPASVSLESLSQAKTPEPDRTSTIPSGDDAARVSRTSTSPAQSDEGWRSDDEERERAAHQDPAMKNRDKVTRSASSDSALGLDDELSAQEQQQAIATVGKVRRLTLGVSDIPLRAALLPVPEPATLPSLTLTDQHCPTVVRSKMILEAQLIELPLAGGELPAEQQPGQQQLGCPPSTSVSRRESAQSYISDAGTEGVRYVRTPSVVVSDYSDDTMCGITLEEIEYFRRHRLRRGSADCESDISAASSCSNLNYCGSSISALDGCEYQCGLRTPERKVSDCSTCSTVSCDEDEGYSRVVRAKLATLSCLPAADTVAEETEQLPAVPASPVKPVAPVAAIAEPDETGADVRVCSKKKVSIANMS; encoded by the exons ATGCCGGCGATGGCCCACAGGTGCACCACACCCGCCGCCACATCTTCACCACCAAGCGCACCCAGCTCATCGCCGTCACCGTTTGCCGCCCAGCGGGAAGGGCCAGCGTTGCCAAACGGGGCCGAACACGTACCAAAGCCTGCCAAGGGTTCGCCGGTGGGAGCGGAGGTAGGAACGGTCCGGCCTGCGGTGGGTACAGTGGTTGGCGGCCTAATTGGAAAGTTTGAGTGCAGCAGGGAGTGCGCGCCCGCTGACGTCAAAGTGACAGCAAACAGTGGTCGAGCGGGCGATAGCGCGCTTATCGCCGATAGGGACAGTCCCATCACGAACGGGCGAGCGGGCCCGCCCGCGTACGACGGACAAGTGCGCACCGCTCGGTACCGGGCGAGCGTGACCGGCAGCGAGCGGCCCGATAAGCCGGCGATGGGCGCCCGCGGTGCCACGGGGAACGCTGGGCGGCTGTGTTCGGGCGACACGCTGAACGCGGAGATGAGCGCCGCCTGTGTGCGTAGGGCGGGCGGGCGGCAGCGCAAGACGGTCGTCTACAGCCGGCTGTGCCTGGAcgatgcgctgctgctggaggctGGCAATGGTGCCGACGGGTCCGGGCGGCTGGACGGCTGGGCCACCCGCCAGGCGGAAGTGATCCGCTTTCCCTGCGTGGAGCGACTGATCGAACTGTACGCAAACATCATCCGCCAGAAGGAGGCTGAAGTGCAAAGATTTATGAGCAGTATTGTAAGGAGCGGCGATAAAAGTCGATTAGATAAGGGTGCGCCGCCGGCGGAGCGTCGGTGGCAGGGGGAAGCGGACGAGCCACACGGCAGCAAACGACAGCGACAAGGTGACATGGAGCGCAAGACACTGGCAGCGCTACCTGCGTCAGTGTCGCTCGAATCACTGTCGCAAGCGAAGACGCCCGAGCCCGACCGCACCAGTACGATACCGTCCGGCGACGACGCGGCACGTGTCAgccgcaccagcaccagcccgGCCCAGTCAGACGAAGGTTGGCGCAGCGACGACGAGGAACGGGAGCGCGCAGCCCACCAGGACCCGGCGATGAAGAACCGCGACAAGGTGACGCGCTCGGCCAGCTCCGATTCGGCCCTCGGGCTGGACGACGAGCTGAGCgcacaggagcagcagcaggcgatCGCAACCGTCGGCAAGGTGCGGCGCCTCACGCTCGGCGTGTCCGACATACCGCTGCGGGCGGCCCTGCTGCCCGTGCCGGAACCGGCCACCCTGCCCAGCCTCACCCTCACCGACCAGCACTGCCCGACCGTGGTGCGCAGCAAGATGATACTGGAGGCGCAGCTGATCGAGCTGCCGCTGGCAGGCGGCGAGCTTCCGGCGGAACAGCAaccggggcagcagcagctcggctGCCCGCCGAGCACGTCCGTGTCGCGGCGCGAGTCCGCCCAAAGCTACATCAGTGACGCGGGGACCGAGGGCGTCCGGTACGTCCGCACGCCGTCCGTGGTCGTGTCGGACTACTCGGACGACACGATGTGCGGCATCACGCTGGAGGAGATCGAGTACTTCCGGCGGCACCGGTTGCGGCGCGGCTCGGCCGACTGCGAGTCGGACATCAGTGCGGCCTCGTCCTGCAGCAATCTGAACTACTGCGGCTCGTCCATCAGCGCGCTGGACGGGTGCGAGTACCAGTGCGGGCTGCGCACGCCCGAGCGCAAGGTGTCCGACTGCTCGACCTGCTCCACCGTCAGCTGCGACGAGGACGAGGGCTACTCGCGGGTGGTGCGCGCGAAGCTCGCCACGCTCAGCTGTCTGCCCGCGGCCGACACGGTCGCGGAGGAGACGGAGCAGCTCCCGGCGGTGCCCGCATCGCCCGTCAAGCCGGTGGCCCCGGTTGCAGCAATCGCCGAGCCGGACGAGACGGGAGCGGACGTTCGCGTGTGCAGCAAAAAGAAG GTTAGTATAGCTAATATGAGCTGA
- the LOC11175476 gene encoding uncharacterized protein LOC11175476 isoform X1: MPAMAHRCTTPAATSSPPSAPSSSPSPFAAQREGPALPNGAEHVPKPAKGSPVGAEVGTVRPAVGTVVGGLIGKFECSRECAPADVKVTANSGRAGDSALIADRDSPITNGRAGPPAYDGQVRTARYRASVTGSERPDKPAMGARGATGNAGRLCSGDTLNAEMSAACVRRAGGRQRKTVVYSRLCLDDALLLEAGNGADGSGRLDGWATRQAEVIRFPCVERLIELYANIIRQKEAEVQRFMSSIVRSGDKSRLDKGAPPAERRWQGEADEPHGSKRQRQGDMERKTLAALPASVSLESLSQAKTPEPDRTSTIPSGDDAARVSRTSTSPAQSDEGWRSDDEERERAAHQDPAMKNRDKVTRSASSDSALGLDDELSAQEQQQAIATVGKVRRLTLGVSDIPLRAALLPVPEPATLPSLTLTDQHCPTVVRSKMILEAQLIELPLAGGELPAEQQPGQQQLGCPPSTSVSRRESAQSYISDAGTEGVRYVRTPSVVVSDYSDDTMCGITLEEIEYFRRHRLRRGSADCESDISAASSCSNLNYCGSSISALDGCEYQCGLRTPERKVSDCSTCSTVSCDEDEGYSRVVRAKLATLSCLPAADTVAEETEQLPAVPASPVKPVAPVAAIAEPDETGADVRVCSKKKVYGVQLGVIID; the protein is encoded by the coding sequence ATGCCGGCGATGGCCCACAGGTGCACCACACCCGCCGCCACATCTTCACCACCAAGCGCACCCAGCTCATCGCCGTCACCGTTTGCCGCCCAGCGGGAAGGGCCAGCGTTGCCAAACGGGGCCGAACACGTACCAAAGCCTGCCAAGGGTTCGCCGGTGGGAGCGGAGGTAGGAACGGTCCGGCCTGCGGTGGGTACAGTGGTTGGCGGCCTAATTGGAAAGTTTGAGTGCAGCAGGGAGTGCGCGCCCGCTGACGTCAAAGTGACAGCAAACAGTGGTCGAGCGGGCGATAGCGCGCTTATCGCCGATAGGGACAGTCCCATCACGAACGGGCGAGCGGGCCCGCCCGCGTACGACGGACAAGTGCGCACCGCTCGGTACCGGGCGAGCGTGACCGGCAGCGAGCGGCCCGATAAGCCGGCGATGGGCGCCCGCGGTGCCACGGGGAACGCTGGGCGGCTGTGTTCGGGCGACACGCTGAACGCGGAGATGAGCGCCGCCTGTGTGCGTAGGGCGGGCGGGCGGCAGCGCAAGACGGTCGTCTACAGCCGGCTGTGCCTGGAcgatgcgctgctgctggaggctGGCAATGGTGCCGACGGGTCCGGGCGGCTGGACGGCTGGGCCACCCGCCAGGCGGAAGTGATCCGCTTTCCCTGCGTGGAGCGACTGATCGAACTGTACGCAAACATCATCCGCCAGAAGGAGGCTGAAGTGCAAAGATTTATGAGCAGTATTGTAAGGAGCGGCGATAAAAGTCGATTAGATAAGGGTGCGCCGCCGGCGGAGCGTCGGTGGCAGGGGGAAGCGGACGAGCCACACGGCAGCAAACGACAGCGACAAGGTGACATGGAGCGCAAGACACTGGCAGCGCTACCTGCGTCAGTGTCGCTCGAATCACTGTCGCAAGCGAAGACGCCCGAGCCCGACCGCACCAGTACGATACCGTCCGGCGACGACGCGGCACGTGTCAgccgcaccagcaccagcccgGCCCAGTCAGACGAAGGTTGGCGCAGCGACGACGAGGAACGGGAGCGCGCAGCCCACCAGGACCCGGCGATGAAGAACCGCGACAAGGTGACGCGCTCGGCCAGCTCCGATTCGGCCCTCGGGCTGGACGACGAGCTGAGCgcacaggagcagcagcaggcgatCGCAACCGTCGGCAAGGTGCGGCGCCTCACGCTCGGCGTGTCCGACATACCGCTGCGGGCGGCCCTGCTGCCCGTGCCGGAACCGGCCACCCTGCCCAGCCTCACCCTCACCGACCAGCACTGCCCGACCGTGGTGCGCAGCAAGATGATACTGGAGGCGCAGCTGATCGAGCTGCCGCTGGCAGGCGGCGAGCTTCCGGCGGAACAGCAaccggggcagcagcagctcggctGCCCGCCGAGCACGTCCGTGTCGCGGCGCGAGTCCGCCCAAAGCTACATCAGTGACGCGGGGACCGAGGGCGTCCGGTACGTCCGCACGCCGTCCGTGGTCGTGTCGGACTACTCGGACGACACGATGTGCGGCATCACGCTGGAGGAGATCGAGTACTTCCGGCGGCACCGGTTGCGGCGCGGCTCGGCCGACTGCGAGTCGGACATCAGTGCGGCCTCGTCCTGCAGCAATCTGAACTACTGCGGCTCGTCCATCAGCGCGCTGGACGGGTGCGAGTACCAGTGCGGGCTGCGCACGCCCGAGCGCAAGGTGTCCGACTGCTCGACCTGCTCCACCGTCAGCTGCGACGAGGACGAGGGCTACTCGCGGGTGGTGCGCGCGAAGCTCGCCACGCTCAGCTGTCTGCCCGCGGCCGACACGGTCGCGGAGGAGACGGAGCAGCTCCCGGCGGTGCCCGCATCGCCCGTCAAGCCGGTGGCCCCGGTTGCAGCAATCGCCGAGCCGGACGAGACGGGAGCGGACGTTCGCGTGTGCAGCAAAAAGAAG